In a single window of the Streptomyces sp. HUAS ZL42 genome:
- a CDS encoding xanthine dehydrogenase family protein subunit M — protein MIPPAFDYARPSTVDEAVRTLADAGEEAKVLAGGQSLLALMRLRLAFPELVVDVNRIPELRGVREDGDMLVIGAMTTHHDVIADPLVRRHAGLLAAATSTVADPAVRRRGTLGGSLAHADPAGDLPAVVLALDAEFVAQGPGGRRTIAARDFFVDYLQSALAPDELLLEVRIPKADGWGFRYEKFHRVAQSWATVGVAALVRRDDGHITETRIALTNMGATPLRAPAAEQAMSGAGDADAVARAAEAAAEGTHPSQDTAASPEYRAHLARVLTKRAVLAASGMG, from the coding sequence ATGATTCCCCCCGCATTCGACTACGCCCGTCCCAGCACCGTCGACGAGGCGGTGCGCACGCTCGCAGACGCGGGCGAGGAGGCCAAGGTGCTGGCCGGCGGGCAGAGCCTGCTCGCGCTGATGAGGCTGCGGCTGGCCTTCCCGGAACTCGTCGTGGACGTCAACCGGATCCCCGAGCTGCGCGGGGTCCGCGAGGACGGCGACATGCTCGTCATCGGCGCGATGACCACGCACCACGACGTCATCGCGGACCCCCTGGTCCGGCGGCACGCCGGACTGCTGGCGGCCGCCACCTCCACGGTCGCGGACCCGGCCGTACGGCGCCGGGGCACCCTCGGCGGCTCACTCGCGCACGCCGACCCGGCCGGTGACCTGCCCGCCGTCGTCCTGGCGCTGGACGCCGAGTTCGTCGCGCAGGGGCCGGGAGGCCGACGCACGATCGCCGCGCGGGACTTCTTCGTCGACTACCTGCAATCGGCTCTGGCGCCCGACGAGTTGCTGCTGGAGGTCCGGATCCCGAAGGCGGACGGCTGGGGTTTCCGGTACGAGAAGTTCCACCGGGTCGCCCAGTCCTGGGCGACGGTCGGCGTGGCCGCGCTGGTGCGGCGCGACGACGGGCACATCACCGAGACACGGATCGCCCTGACCAACATGGGCGCCACGCCCCTGCGTGCCCCGGCCGCCGAACAGGCCATGTCCGGCGCCGGGGACGCGGACGCGGTGGCCCGGGCCGCGGAGGCCGCGGCGGAGGGCACCCATCCCTCCCAGGACACCGCGGCCTCGCCCGAGTACCGGGCGCACCTTGCACGGGTCCTCACCAAGCGGGCGGTCCTGGCCGCCTCCGGAATGGGGTGA
- a CDS encoding AAA family ATPase: MDGPEQVRARLEETGYLVDDGLAIACFLALRLHRPIFCEGDAGVGKTALASALAEALGAPLIRLQCHEGIDAAQALYDWDFPRQLLHLRAAEAAGVSDAERLEGELYDRRFLIARPLLRALETHPSVLLVDEIDRADDEFEAFLLELLSEFTITIPELGTLRAEVPPVVVLTSNRTREVHDALKRRCLYHWFDHPGFARELAIVRRRLPGVSARLAEQVTALVQALRAEDLVKPPGVAETLDWAQALDALGATEVDAELAVATLGSVLKYREDAERARGLDLAAVLAARGA; this comes from the coding sequence ATGGACGGCCCGGAGCAGGTGCGGGCCCGTCTGGAGGAGACGGGGTACCTCGTCGACGACGGGCTGGCCATCGCCTGCTTCCTGGCCCTCAGGCTGCACCGGCCGATCTTCTGCGAGGGCGACGCGGGCGTGGGCAAGACCGCGCTCGCGTCCGCCCTCGCCGAAGCGCTCGGCGCGCCGCTGATCCGGCTGCAGTGCCACGAGGGCATCGACGCCGCGCAGGCCCTGTACGACTGGGACTTCCCGCGCCAGCTGCTCCATCTGCGGGCGGCCGAGGCGGCCGGGGTCTCCGACGCCGAACGCCTCGAGGGCGAGCTCTACGACAGGCGTTTCCTGATCGCCCGGCCGCTGCTGCGGGCCCTGGAGACCCATCCGTCGGTGCTGCTCGTCGACGAGATCGACCGGGCCGACGACGAGTTCGAGGCGTTCCTCCTCGAACTGCTGTCGGAGTTCACGATCACGATCCCCGAACTGGGCACGCTGCGGGCCGAGGTGCCGCCGGTGGTCGTGCTCACCTCCAACCGGACCCGCGAGGTGCACGACGCCCTGAAGCGGCGCTGCCTGTACCACTGGTTCGACCATCCCGGATTCGCCCGCGAACTCGCCATCGTGCGAAGGCGGTTGCCCGGCGTCTCGGCCCGGCTTGCCGAACAGGTCACCGCCCTGGTGCAGGCACTGCGCGCCGAGGACCTGGTGAAGCCACCGGGGGTCGCCGAGACCCTCGACTGGGCACAGGCACTGGACGCCCTCGGGGCGACCGAGGTGGACGCGGAACTGGCGGTGGCGACGCTGGGCTCGGTGCTGAAGTACCGGGAGGACGCCGAGCGAGCGCGGGGGCTCGACCTGGCGGCGGTACTCGCGGCGCGGGGGGCGTGA
- a CDS encoding VWA domain-containing protein: MGMLPADAALLGFARALRAAGVEASAERVHAFIRAVDVLGPKARADVYWAGRLTLCGGRDDLDRYERVFAAYFGAGGSPGPVARTAPPPRLRLVVRDAPAEAGRGNGPPAPPVAALAGSAEVLRHRDFAELDAAERAQVRRLLAALTLRGQARRTPRRRPARRGDVDPRRTVRELLRRGGEPALLRRHARAERPRRIVLLVDVSGSMAPYADALLRFAHAAVRGARAEAFTIGTRLTRVTRELSHRDPDLAMSAVAAAVPDWRGGTRLGELLREFLDRWGQRGMARGAVVVLLSDGWERGDPQLLAERMRRLHRLAHRVIWANPRKARPGYAPLAAGMAAALPSVDAFLEGHSLAALEKLAAVVRGADDA; this comes from the coding sequence ATGGGCATGCTCCCCGCCGACGCCGCCCTCCTGGGCTTCGCCCGCGCGCTGCGGGCGGCCGGGGTCGAGGCCAGTGCCGAGCGGGTGCACGCGTTCATACGGGCGGTGGACGTGCTGGGTCCAAAGGCGCGGGCGGACGTGTACTGGGCGGGGCGGCTCACCCTGTGCGGCGGCCGGGACGACCTCGACCGGTACGAGCGGGTGTTCGCGGCGTACTTCGGCGCCGGTGGTTCTCCGGGTCCGGTGGCGCGCACCGCTCCCCCGCCCCGGCTGCGGCTCGTCGTACGGGACGCTCCCGCCGAAGCCGGCCGGGGCAACGGGCCGCCCGCTCCGCCCGTCGCCGCCCTCGCCGGTTCCGCCGAGGTGCTGCGCCACCGGGACTTCGCCGAGCTGGACGCGGCCGAGCGGGCGCAGGTGCGGCGGCTGCTGGCCGCCCTCACTCTGCGCGGTCAGGCGCGGCGCACCCCTCGCCGGCGGCCGGCCCGGCGCGGTGACGTCGACCCGCGGCGGACGGTACGGGAGCTGCTGCGGCGCGGCGGGGAGCCCGCACTGCTGCGGCGGCACGCGCGGGCCGAGCGGCCGCGCCGGATCGTGCTGCTCGTGGACGTCAGCGGCTCCATGGCGCCGTACGCGGACGCTCTGCTGCGGTTCGCGCACGCCGCCGTGCGCGGCGCGCGGGCGGAGGCGTTCACGATCGGCACCCGGCTGACCCGGGTGACCAGGGAGCTGTCGCACCGCGATCCGGACCTGGCGATGTCGGCGGTCGCGGCGGCGGTGCCCGACTGGCGCGGGGGTACCCGGCTGGGTGAGCTGCTGCGGGAGTTCCTGGACCGCTGGGGGCAGCGGGGCATGGCGCGCGGTGCGGTCGTGGTGCTGCTGTCGGACGGCTGGGAACGCGGTGATCCGCAGTTGCTCGCGGAACGGATGCGGCGTCTGCACCGGCTGGCGCACCGGGTGATCTGGGCCAATCCGCGCAAGGCGCGTCCCGGTTACGCGCCGCTGGCCGCCGGGATGGCGGCGGCGCTGCCGAGCGTGGACGCCTTCCTCGAAGGGCACAGCCTGGCCGCACTGGAGAAGCTGGCCGCCGTGGTGAGAGGAGCCGATGATGCGTGA
- a CDS encoding XdhC family protein, which yields MREILPVLSGWYAAHAPFGLATVVAVSRSAPRDPGAAMAVGPDDEVVGSVSGGCVEGAVFELAQEVVADGEARLETFGYSDEDAFAVGLTCGGEITVLVRPVTPELDPAFGAVAESVAGSRPVTVATVTDGPAPRGATLAVWPDRVSGTLGTEGLNVAVTADARGELALGATGVRHYGPHGERREDTVSVFLHSFAPPPRMLVFGAIDYAAAVARIGDFLGYRVTVCDARPVFATPKRFPPGVEVIVDWPHRYLRGTDTDERTVICVLTHDPKFDVPLLEEALRRPAAYIGAMGSRRTHDDRTKRLVEAGLTDGELSRLRSPVGLDLGARTPEEVAVSVAAEIVALRWGGSCAPLTATAGAIHPSTQAG from the coding sequence ATGCGTGAAATCCTGCCGGTGCTGAGCGGCTGGTACGCCGCGCACGCCCCCTTCGGTCTCGCCACCGTCGTCGCGGTCAGCCGCAGCGCGCCGCGCGATCCGGGCGCCGCCATGGCCGTGGGGCCGGACGACGAGGTCGTGGGCAGCGTGTCCGGGGGCTGTGTCGAGGGAGCGGTGTTCGAGCTGGCCCAGGAGGTCGTGGCGGACGGAGAGGCCCGCCTCGAGACCTTCGGCTACAGCGACGAGGACGCGTTCGCCGTCGGGCTGACCTGCGGCGGCGAGATCACCGTGCTGGTGCGGCCCGTCACGCCCGAGCTGGATCCCGCCTTCGGCGCGGTCGCCGAGTCGGTCGCCGGGAGCCGCCCGGTGACGGTGGCGACGGTGACCGACGGACCCGCCCCGCGCGGGGCCACACTGGCCGTCTGGCCGGACCGGGTCAGCGGCACGCTGGGCACGGAGGGCCTGAACGTGGCGGTGACGGCCGACGCACGCGGCGAGCTCGCCCTCGGCGCCACGGGCGTACGGCACTACGGACCGCACGGGGAGCGGCGCGAGGACACCGTCTCCGTGTTCCTGCACTCCTTCGCGCCGCCGCCGCGCATGCTGGTCTTCGGCGCGATCGACTACGCGGCGGCGGTCGCCCGCATCGGCGACTTCCTCGGCTACCGGGTCACGGTCTGCGACGCCCGCCCGGTGTTCGCCACCCCCAAGCGGTTCCCGCCGGGAGTCGAAGTGATCGTGGACTGGCCGCACCGCTATCTGCGCGGCACGGACACCGACGAGCGCACGGTGATCTGCGTCCTGACCCACGACCCGAAGTTCGACGTGCCGCTGCTGGAGGAGGCGCTGCGCCGGCCGGCCGCCTACATCGGGGCGATGGGCAGTCGCCGTACCCATGACGACCGGACGAAGCGGCTCGTCGAGGCCGGGCTCACGGACGGAGAGCTGTCCCGGCTGCGCTCCCCGGTCGGGCTCGACCTCGGGGCCCGTACGCCCGAGGAGGTGGCCGTGTCCGTCGCGGCCGAGATCGTCGCGTTGCGCTGGGGCGGCAGCTGCGCCCCGCTGACGGCCACGGCGGGGGCGATCCACCCGTCGACCCAAGCCGGTTGA
- a CDS encoding SRPBCC family protein, which yields MELHHEFTVPLPVDEAWNALLDIEGVAPCMPGASVDDYDGKTVNGSVKVKVGPITVAYKGTAVFEEQDPTAHRMVLVASGRETRGQGTARATVTSTLSEHDGTTAVTVDTDLTVTGRPAQFGRGVLGEVGDRLVGQFAERLSERLAEPRTRPAEVEEIPDEPLDLLRTAGLPVAKRLAGAVGVAAAAVVLVLVFARLRRRRRA from the coding sequence ATGGAGCTGCACCACGAGTTCACCGTGCCCCTGCCCGTCGACGAGGCATGGAACGCGCTGCTCGACATCGAGGGGGTCGCGCCCTGTATGCCCGGGGCGAGCGTGGACGACTACGACGGCAAGACCGTGAACGGCTCGGTCAAGGTCAAGGTGGGGCCGATCACGGTGGCGTACAAGGGCACCGCAGTCTTCGAGGAGCAGGACCCGACGGCACACCGCATGGTCCTCGTCGCGAGCGGCCGGGAGACCCGCGGGCAGGGCACGGCGCGAGCCACCGTGACCAGCACGCTCAGCGAGCACGACGGAACCACCGCCGTGACCGTGGACACCGACCTGACGGTGACCGGGCGTCCTGCTCAGTTCGGCCGCGGGGTGCTGGGGGAGGTCGGCGACCGGCTGGTCGGCCAGTTCGCGGAGCGCCTGTCCGAGCGGCTGGCCGAGCCCCGCACCCGGCCCGCCGAGGTCGAGGAGATCCCCGACGAGCCTCTCGACCTGCTGCGCACCGCGGGACTGCCGGTCGCCAAGCGCCTCGCGGGTGCGGTGGGTGTGGCCGCCGCGGCCGTGGTCCTGGTGCTCGTGTTCGCGCGTCTCCGGCGCCGGCGGCGGGCCTGA
- a CDS encoding DUF2267 domain-containing protein has protein sequence MQHDAFIGQVQSRARLDSRGAAERATRASLETLGERVPSTVAEKAAAQLPHEIGEHLRRVAHAPGEPFTGERMSQEEFFVRVAERAGTTYPKAIHEARCVIEVADEATGGSLAQQIRPSLDADLGSVLFAGSTGRA, from the coding sequence ATGCAGCACGACGCGTTCATCGGCCAGGTGCAGTCCCGCGCCCGGCTGGACAGCCGCGGCGCCGCGGAGCGTGCGACCAGGGCCAGCCTTGAGACGCTGGGCGAGCGGGTGCCTTCCACCGTGGCCGAGAAGGCCGCCGCCCAGCTTCCGCACGAGATCGGCGAGCACCTGCGCCGGGTGGCCCATGCTCCCGGTGAGCCGTTCACGGGTGAACGGATGAGTCAGGAGGAGTTCTTCGTCCGCGTCGCCGAACGTGCCGGGACGACGTATCCGAAGGCGATCCACGAGGCACGCTGCGTGATCGAGGTCGCCGACGAGGCCACCGGCGGCTCCCTGGCCCAGCAGATCCGCCCCTCCCTCGACGCCGATCTCGGCTCCGTCCTCTTCGCGGGCAGCACCGGCCGGGCGTGA
- a CDS encoding metallophosphoesterase — MRLLLMSDTHLPKRARELPAGLLAELPDADVVFHAGDWVDTATLDLLESRSRRLIGVYGNNDGPELRARLPEVAYAELGGLRFGVIHETGPAQGREARCAARFPGLDVLVFGHSHIPWDTTAPTGLRLLNPGSPTDRRRQPHCTYMTAAVAGGGLTDVELHRLPPRA; from the coding sequence GTGCGCCTGCTCCTGATGTCCGACACCCACCTCCCCAAGCGCGCCCGGGAGCTGCCCGCCGGGCTACTGGCCGAACTCCCGGACGCGGACGTCGTCTTCCATGCCGGCGACTGGGTCGACACGGCCACCCTCGACCTGCTGGAGAGCCGCAGCCGACGGCTGATCGGGGTGTACGGCAACAACGACGGCCCCGAGCTGCGCGCACGGCTGCCCGAGGTGGCGTACGCAGAGCTGGGCGGCCTGCGCTTCGGGGTGATCCACGAGACCGGTCCCGCCCAGGGGCGCGAGGCCCGCTGTGCCGCCCGCTTCCCCGGCCTCGACGTGCTGGTCTTCGGCCACAGTCACATCCCGTGGGACACCACCGCCCCGACCGGCCTGCGCCTGCTCAATCCCGGTTCCCCGACCGACCGCCGCCGCCAGCCCCACTGCACGTACATGACGGCTGCCGTGGCCGGCGGCGGCCTCACGGACGTGGAACTGCATCGGCTGCCGCCGCGCGCGTAG